In one window of Macadamia integrifolia cultivar HAES 741 chromosome 2, SCU_Mint_v3, whole genome shotgun sequence DNA:
- the LOC122090262 gene encoding uncharacterized protein LOC122090262, whose protein sequence is MTEIHSWSSFRFFVLLSSISLQFISGLADDPANQKNDTKAETHASSSSSTGLRVLGICIGVVAVVTLSVFLFKLWQKKKREEQHARLLRLFEEDDELELELGLRD, encoded by the exons ATGACTGAAATCCATAGCTGGAGCTCGTTTCGGTTCTTTGTTTTGCTCTCTTCGATTTCCCTGCAATTCATTTCAG GCCTGGCTGATGATCCTGCCAATcaaaaaaatgatacaaaagCTGAAACCCATGCTTCATCTAGTAGCAGCACTGGGCTCAGAGTACTGGGCATATGCATTGGAGTTGTGGCTGTTGTAACCTTATCTGTATTCCTGTTTAAGCTatggcagaagaagaagagagaagaacagCATGCGCGCCTTTTGAGGTTAtttgaagaggatgatgagctTGAGCTTGAGCTTGGCCTTCGGGATTGA
- the LOC122062804 gene encoding agamous-like MADS-box protein AGL11, which yields MGRGKIEIKRIENTTNRQVTFCKRRNGLLKKAYELSVLCDAEVALIVFSSRGRLYEYSNNSIRSIIDRYKKVSVDNSNTTSIAEANAQYYQQEATKLRQQIQILTNANRHLMGDSLSSLTVKELKQLENRLERGITRIRSKKHELLFAEIEYMQKREMELQNDNMYLRAKIADNERAQQANMVTGQEFEPIQSYDSRNYYQVNMLEGGPAYSHPDQSQTALHLG from the exons ATGGGGAGAGGAAAGATTgaaatcaagaggattgagaaCACCACAAACCGTCAGGTCACCTTCTGTAAGAGGAGAAATGGACTGCTCAAGAAAGCTTACGAGTTATCGGTCCTCTGTGATGCTGAAGTAGCCCTAATCGTCTTCTCAAGCCGCGGTCGCCTCTATGAATACTCTAATAACAG CATAAGATCAATAATAGACAGGTACAAGAAGGTCTCTGTAGATAATTCAAACACGACCTCCATTGCAGAGGCAAATGCTCAA TACTATCAACAAGAAGCTACAAAGCTGCGTCAACAAATACAGATCTTGACAAACGCAAACAG ACACTTGATGGGTGATTCCCTCAGTTCTCTCACTGTCAAGGAGCTCAAACAGCTGGAGAACCGACTTGAACGAGGCATCACGCGCATCAGATCGAAGAAG CATGAGCTACTGTTTGCCGAAATTGAATACATGCAGAAAAGG GAAATGGAACTTCAGAACGACAATATGTATCTGCGAGCTAAG ATAGCTGATAACGAGCGTGCACAGCAAGCAAATATGGTGACAGGGCAAGAATTCGAGCCAATCCAGTCATATGATTCCCGGAACTACTATCAAGTGAATATGTTGGAGGGAGGACCTGCCTATTCTCACCCTGATCAGAGTCAGACAGCTCTCCATCTGGG GTAG